The following is a genomic window from Opitutus sp. GAS368.
TATGCGGTCGAGGGCTTCTGGGCGGCGGTGCGGCATGAGCCGTCCTTCCGCGAGGATCTGCTCTTCGTGGCCATCCTGACCCCGTTCGCCATCATCCTGCCGGTCAAGGCCGTGTCCACGGCCGTGATGCTGTCCTCCCTGTCCATCATCATCATCGCCGAGCTGCTCAACTCCGCCGTCGAGTGGACGATCGACGACATCTCGCTCGAGAAAAGGCCGTTCGCCAAGCGGGCGAAGGACATGGGCAGCGCGGCGGTCTTCCTCGCCTACATCAACTGCGCCGTCGTCTGGGGCGTCATCTTCTATTCCAACTGGCACCGCATCGCGACCCTTGAGTTTCTCAGGTGGCCGCCGGAATTCCTGCAATAGCCGCGCTCAGCGCATGCGGCCGAAGAAGTAGGCCGCCAGGCCGGTCATCGCCAGGTTGGGCATCAGCGCCGCCCACATCGGCTCGAGGTAGCCGCGGCCCCCGAGCATGATGGCCAGGTTGGACAGGACATAATAGAGGAAGAAAAAGCCGATCGACTTCGACACGCCG
Proteins encoded in this region:
- a CDS encoding diacylglycerol kinase, yielding MSEPIPQPENKRRDFRNFLSSIKYAVEGFWAAVRHEPSFREDLLFVAILTPFAIILPVKAVSTAVMLSSLSIIIIAELLNSAVEWTIDDISLEKRPFAKRAKDMGSAAVFLAYINCAVVWGVIFYSNWHRIATLEFLRWPPEFLQ